AGGCCGGAGGCAGCCGAGATCAGAGCCGAGAGAGGGAGGAGGTGGGATACCAAGGATTGGGGGCCTCCGGTACGCGGTACACCATGGCGAGTAAACGCAGGTGTGACAAGGGCTAGTGACTAGTTCGCCACGCAGGAGCCCTGTGCTTGGCCGGCTCGGCGCGATGGGCTCAGGCCGCAGACAGACAGTCAAAGCAACCCCGCGTAAGTACACGTCGGGGTTGCTTCGCGTCTGGCGGGGGGGTGCAGGACGGGCGTGCGGTGCCTCGGGTGGGGCGCCCCGGGTTCCCGGCAGTCCTGGCGGCAACCCGGAAGTCTTGGTCGCTCTTTGAACGTCCGATAATACATATTATGTCGTCTAGAGGGCGGGAAGAGGCCGAACTTGTCAGTCGCGCCCCCCCGCGCACCCTGAGGGGGCCATTGACCGGCCAGTGGCGCTCGATCAAGACTCGTCTGGCCGTCTTCCCCTGGCCCGCATGACCAGCATGGTAAGAAGCCTTTGGAGTCAGGCCTCTCGTCGGCCACGGACCGACCTTCGCTACTCATCGATCATTCCACCCGCCGGACCACCGGACGGCGCACAATCGGAATTCGCAAAGTCCGAACCGTTCGGTCCGTCCGGGTCCGATGCAGTCGGGGGCAGCCGCCCGGCTGCCGGTTGGGTCAATTGGGTCAAATAGTCGGCTAGTCGGCCGGGCGGTCCGGGAGTTTTCTCCGATCGGTCAGAGTAGCTGGGACTCCTCAGAAAGCGGCCATAGGTCGATGCCTACCGGCTGGAGAAAGGCCCCTCCTAGGGCCTCCTGGCGTGTCGTCTAGCTGGGCTTGGGGGGAAGGCCGCGGAGTCCCGGGGTAACCAGGAGTAAACGCCCCTCACCGGCCCGCTTGTGCCTGGACGGCGTCCCCGAGCCGGCGGTCAGCAGTTGACCGCCCTCCCGATGTCCCTGAGGGGACCGCCGCCACCGCAGAGGTCAGCCTCGCCGCATCCCCGGCAAGGCTCGGAAGGGTGTCATCGGTCTCTCAGGGCTGTGGCCACTGGGTGCCGCCGGATCCTGCTGAAGGAGTGGCGTCGGGGATTGCCGACCGCTCGAAGTGAGCCATCCCCCCGCTCAGTGCCAAAGCGTGCTCCTGAGGGGCGGCCCAGGGGCGCTGCCGCCCCCCACTCCCCGCTTGGTGACATAACACGGCCTTCTGGAATCCCCCGACTGGCTAAGGGCCTGCCTCGGCGACCCGCGGCTTGCGCCCTGCCTATAGCCTGCCTCGTTCGATCAGTTCCTCCAAGAAGGCCCGCACTCCGGCAGTCAGGTCGAGGGCCAGAGCTTCGCCCCGGTCGACCCAGCGGACCTCGGAGACGTCGCTCCCGGCCCGAGCCCCCCCGCCAGTCGGTCGGACGAAGAAATCCAGGAGAACGTAATGAAACTGAACCCTCCCGTCGGCGTCCGGGGTGATCGCCTCACCAACCGTGGCCAGTTCGCCCGGCTCGACCACCAACCCGGTCTCCTCGAAGGTCTCACGCTTGACCGCCTCGGCCAATTTCTCCCCGACCTCCACCAGTCCCCCCGGGATGCTCCACTTGCCCTTCCCGGGCGCGTGTCCCCTCTGGACGAGGAGGATCCGTCCGCCCTCGATGACCACCGAGCCGACTCCGACCAAGGGATACTCCGGGTACTCTCGGCCCACGCCACTCCCACCAGTCCGTCGTCGATTGAAAGGGCTACTCCGGGGCCCTTCCCAGCCCGCCCCTCGAGCCAGGGATCAATCCCGCTTTGACCCACCCCTTGCGGCGGCCAAGGCTAGAGTCACCGCTTCCTCAGTCGTGGCGGCCGCCAGCGGCCGCTGGCCGGGATGCCCTCCGCCGGCCCGGCATCGGTCAGAGTCCTCCGAGCTGAACGACCATGAGCCGAGAGACACGACGGTCTTCCCCCTCTTCCCTTCTCGTCTGAACTTATGGGGTCGGGCCACCCGTTCCCCAATTTCCCAGGAAATGCCACTCACCTGCCCGTCGCTGACCAGCTCAGGATAGGTCCACCGGCCTGCCAGGCCACCAGGCCGCGTCGCTCCAGATCGGTCAGGATGGCCGTCACGCCTGTGCGGACCAGGTAGTACTGGCCAACGCCGGCGAAACTGAGCCCGATCCGAGTGGCCAGAGCGGCCATGAGGTCGTCGAGGGTCCTTGGCTGAGCCAGGACCTCCAGGACCATCCACCTCAGGCGGTCGAAGGCCTCCCGGTTGGCCGCCAACGACTCCGACAGGCCCTGACCGTCCAGAGCTTGGCCGTGTCCAGGCACGTACCGGCGGTAACGAGCAGCTACCGAATTCAGCGTCGCCAGCGAGGCCAGGGCCGCCTGGACGTCCACACAGAAGGGAACCCCGTGTTTGGCCAGGATCGCCGGCGGGAAGAAGGCGTCGGCCGTGAAAAGCACGCCGTCGTAGGCCAGCCCGACCTGACCGTAGGCGTGCCCGGGGAGGGGGACGACTTCGACCACGAGGCCCTCTCCGAGGTCGAGCCGGGCTGCTTCGGCGGGCAAGTCACGGACGTCGGCCACCGCCTCGGCCATGAAGAACTTGCTTTCCAGTTCGCCCCCGGGCAACGCCCCGGCGGCCAGGTAGATCGGCTCCCACACCGGGTTCCGGACGACCGTCGCCTCGAACGACGAGGCGTACACCGGGGCCCCCGTCCGGGCATGGAGGAAGCGGTCCCCGCCAATGTGGTCGGCATGGGCATGGGTGTTGATGATGGCTACGGCCTTCAGCCCCTGCTCGTTTAGAAGGCGGAGAACCTTCCGGGCTGAGCTCTCGTCCAGGCCAGGGTCGATGACGGCCGCCCGCCCACCGTCGGCCACAAGGATCCCGCTGTTGGTCGGCCCGATCAACCCCCAGACCCGGTCGGTCAATCGCTCTGGGACCACCAGAAGTCCCTCCTCCGGAAGGATTATGTCTCGAGGACCGGGGCCCCGCCCTCTCTAGGCCGATCCTCCGCCGGCGATGGGAGAGAGGATGACCACCTCTCCGTCACCATCGAGGAGGTCCTCCCGGCCGATCCGCCGGCCCTCAAAAAGAGCACCGATGGCCAGCTCCGGACGAAGACCAATGGCGCGGAGCAGATCGGCCAGGGTCAGCGGCCCGCCGGCGGCATAGATAAAGTCGTCGGACCGTCCTCCGGTCCCCTCATAGGCCCCGGCCGACACGTATTCCCGCAGATGCCCGGGGACCATCACCCGCAATCTCAACCTGGATTCCACCTTCCCCAGCAAGCTACCGGGGCCCATGGGGACCCCGGCAACCCTTATCATAAGCCCCGGATCTTGCCGGACTGCGCCAGGCTGTCGGCCTCCCGGTCGAGACCAAGCCGGCGAAGGGTGGCCACGGTCGGCCTGCCGTCGTTATCCCACCCGCGCTTGGAGTAGTACTCGTCGAGCAGGATGTCCAGTTTCTCCCTGGGGATATACTTTCCCTTCGCCGGGCCATCCGGCACCGGTTCCTCCATCCAGCGGACCGGCGGGTAATCCCACGACCTTCCGAACCCCTCAAGGTGCTTGAGGTTGAACGCCCGGGTCAGGTTCCAGACCCGCTCCGCCGCCAGCAAGAGATCCTTCCAGCTGTACTCCTTTCCGGTGACCAGGGGGAAGATCTCTTCGTAGTAGCGGAGGTCGAAGCCGATCTCCACCCACTGCAGACGACAGATTCCCAGGAGGTCGAAAAGCGGTCGGGTGTGCTGTAACTCGATGACCTTGTCGACCTTGCCTTCCAGGGTGTCCCGCCCGACCGCGACATCGTGGGTGATCGCCCAGGACCGGTTGTGGTGGCCGCCGACGTCGGCGGTCATGTAGGACAGCATCATCGCCGGGGCCCAACGGGGTTCGTACCCGCTGACCTCCAGCCCCTTGACGTGGATGGCGAAGCGCTCAGAACCCTTGTCGAACGCCTTGGCGGCCGCCCTGACCCCGTCGGCCAGGATCTGGCCGATGCCCTCCCGTCGGGCGATCTTGTCGAGCAGGTACTCAACCGACCCCGGGTCGCCGAAACGGATCTCTCGCCCGACCTCTGCTGGGCCGATGATCCCTCGTTCAAAGCATTCAATGGCGAAGGCGGCCACGTTGCCCCCGGAGATGGTGTCGATGCCCAGCTCGTCGCAGACGTAGTTCAAGTAGGCGACGTCCTCGATGGAACCGATGCCACAGTTGCCGCCAAGGAGGGCGATGGTCTCATACTCCGGCCCCTCCACGTAGACCTCGCGGCCGCCGCGAGTCGACCCCACGAAGGCCTTCGTCTTGGAGTACTTGCCGCACGGGATCGGGCAGCCGAAGCAGCCCTTGTCCGTGACCAGCAACCTTTCCCTGAGCTTCTGGCCGTTGATCTCCTTATGACCCTCGAAATAGGAGGTCTGGAAGTTCCGGGTCGGGAACGCCCCGACCTCGTTGACCCAGTCGGTCACCCCGGCCGTACCGTACGGGGTCCATTCCTTGAACCCCGGCTTGGAGAAGCAGGCCTCGTACATCTCTCGTCCCTTGGCCTCGACGCCCTTCGGGTCGGCCAGCGGGATGGTCCGCGTGCCGCGGACCGCGATGGCCTTGATCTTCTTGGAGCCGAGGACCGCGCCAATGCCCGTCCGTCCAGCCTGCCGGCCGAAGTCGTGAGACACGCAGGCGAAGTGAACCCGATTCTCCCCGGCCGGGCCGATGGTGGCGACCTGGAACTCCTCGCCCAGGTCGTCCTTGATCGCCCTTTCGGCCTCCAAGGCCCCCAGTCCCCAGTACTTCGAGGCCTCGACCATCTCGACCTTGTCATCGTCGATCTTGATCAGACTGGGACGGGCCGCCGCTCCCCGGATGACGATCGCGTCATAGCCGGCGTACTTGAGCTCGGCCGCCAAGTGCCCCCCCATGTTGGAGTCGCCGTAACCGCCCGTCGCCGGCGACCTGGAAGCCAGGGTAATCTTGCCACTCCCCGGCAGGAAGACCCCTGACAGCGGGCCGGAAGCCACCACCACCAGGTTGTCGGGAGACAGCGGCTCGACCCCCGGGTCGAGTTCATCGAACAGGATCTTGGCCGCGAACCCCCGGCCCCCCAGGAACTTCTCAGCCATCTCCTTCGGAGTCGGCTGGCCGGTGATCCGTCCCGACGAGAGATCGATCCGAAGGATCTTGCCTCCGTATCCGTTCATGAGCTCTCTCACCTCCGCCTACTTCGGGGCGACGATCTCGCCGTCGAGGTCCAGGATGGCATTGCGGGGACAGAGCCGGACACATTCCCCACAAAGGACGCACTTGATCGGAGCGACCCGGTCCGAGTGGGTGAAGAGGGTCTTGCTTTC
The nucleotide sequence above comes from Bacillota bacterium. Encoded proteins:
- a CDS encoding aldehyde ferredoxin oxidoreductase family protein, whose translation is MNGYGGKILRIDLSSGRITGQPTPKEMAEKFLGGRGFAAKILFDELDPGVEPLSPDNLVVVASGPLSGVFLPGSGKITLASRSPATGGYGDSNMGGHLAAELKYAGYDAIVIRGAAARPSLIKIDDDKVEMVEASKYWGLGALEAERAIKDDLGEEFQVATIGPAGENRVHFACVSHDFGRQAGRTGIGAVLGSKKIKAIAVRGTRTIPLADPKGVEAKGREMYEACFSKPGFKEWTPYGTAGVTDWVNEVGAFPTRNFQTSYFEGHKEINGQKLRERLLVTDKGCFGCPIPCGKYSKTKAFVGSTRGGREVYVEGPEYETIALLGGNCGIGSIEDVAYLNYVCDELGIDTISGGNVAAFAIECFERGIIGPAEVGREIRFGDPGSVEYLLDKIARREGIGQILADGVRAAAKAFDKGSERFAIHVKGLEVSGYEPRWAPAMMLSYMTADVGGHHNRSWAITHDVAVGRDTLEGKVDKVIELQHTRPLFDLLGICRLQWVEIGFDLRYYEEIFPLVTGKEYSWKDLLLAAERVWNLTRAFNLKHLEGFGRSWDYPPVRWMEEPVPDGPAKGKYIPREKLDILLDEYYSKRGWDNDGRPTVATLRRLGLDREADSLAQSGKIRGL
- a CDS encoding NUDIX hydrolase — protein: MGREYPEYPLVGVGSVVIEGGRILLVQRGHAPGKGKWSIPGGLVEVGEKLAEAVKRETFEETGLVVEPGELATVGEAITPDADGRVQFHYVLLDFFVRPTGGGARAGSDVSEVRWVDRGEALALDLTAGVRAFLEELIERGRL
- a CDS encoding MBL fold metallo-hydrolase, which produces MVPERLTDRVWGLIGPTNSGILVADGGRAAVIDPGLDESSARKVLRLLNEQGLKAVAIINTHAHADHIGGDRFLHARTGAPVYASSFEATVVRNPVWEPIYLAAGALPGGELESKFFMAEAVADVRDLPAEAARLDLGEGLVVEVVPLPGHAYGQVGLAYDGVLFTADAFFPPAILAKHGVPFCVDVQAALASLATLNSVAARYRRYVPGHGQALDGQGLSESLAANREAFDRLRWMVLEVLAQPRTLDDLMAALATRIGLSFAGVGQYYLVRTGVTAILTDLERRGLVAWQAGGPILSWSATGR